The proteins below are encoded in one region of Pectinophora gossypiella chromosome 26, ilPecGoss1.1, whole genome shotgun sequence:
- the LOC126378326 gene encoding mucin-2-like isoform X17 gives MAIFFFLLLFGLSSASYLPNGCPEDPHIHLLLPHETDCTKFYYCVHGEKHLRQCSGGLYFDPVYQVCNWPQNVDCQPTHVTTESVTTTENEVATTEKTTDTTTNYLTTTESSVTTDRNEESTEIITPEQPTAEPTTKESTTVEPTTEESTTVEPTTKESTTVEPTTENPTTVEPTTEESTTEQSTTVEPTTEESTTVEPTTAEPSTEESTTVEPTTEESTTVEPTTENPTTVEPTTEESTTEQSTTVEPTTEESPTEEPTTVEPTTATTEMTIDSEGTTIEVSTVTEPTTNESESSNESRDVESSREPALTTERTVPTTEQQPETPAICPPGFIGNVPHPERCDSYFLCSGWEPIQLFCAPGLEFDAALQICVAIAEGGCNWQNGQLTSTTTHPSTDEESTTTITEEETTTEPATELTTETTVPTTEQQPETPTICPPGFVGNVPHPERCDSYFLCSGWESIQLFCAPGLEFDATLQICVAIAEGGCNWQNGQLTSTSTHPSTDEESTTTTTDEQTVLTTETPTTSEAPMTELTTETTPLTTEQQPETPAICPPGFIGNVPHPERCDSYFLCSGWEPIQLFCAPGLEFDAALQICVAIAEGGCNWQNGQLTSTTTHTTTEQESTTTTTEDQTVPTTETTTASEAPVTGLTTETTLSTTEQQPETPAICPPGFIGNVPHPERCDSYFLCSGWEPIQLFCAPGLEFDADLQICVAIAEGGCNWQNGQLTSTTIHPSTDEESTTRTTEEQTVSTTESQTTSEAPVTDLTTETTLSTTEGPITITTDVPTTVTIEEQTLSTTESQATTDEPATELTTEDKESTTEKQPETSAICPPGFIGNVPHPERCDSYFLCSGWEPIQLFCAPGLEFDAALQTCVAIAEGGCNWQNGQLTSTTAEPSTDGDLTTTEFTSEVFTITTDEQTVATTESQPATEESVTETTDDITTVTEDLTTTTEEPGTITTTTKDTTITTEESTTTITDKQTESTTESVEISTTLSTETTEQQPETPAVCPPGFIGNVPHPERCDSYFLCSGWEPIQLFCAPGLEFDAALQTCVAIAEGGCNWQNGQLTSTTAEPSTDGDLTTTEFTSEVSTITDEQTVSTTESQTATEVTVTETTEETTDDLTTITKDLTTTEEPGTITTTTKDTTITTEESTTTITDKQTESTTESVDISTELSTETTVTTTEQQPETPAICPPGFVGNVPHPERCDSYFLCSGWEPIQLFCAPGLEFDAALQTCVAIAEGGCNWQNGQLTSTTAEPSTDGDLTTTEFTSEVSTITTDEQTVATTEFEITMDPTEQTIEDSTATAEGGITTSNSPTTVELTTVTEELEAEPLCPEGFIGSVPHPDRCDSYYMCTGWTPIQLFCLPGQEFDPVLSQCVVIAEDGCTSRLTNEVVNKQETRSQIHKGDVDRNDLNRKADGSRATAEFANRIARTELCPLGFEGRIATPEGKSFYLCSGGNAIELLCPVESKFDPVTGKCIYKNYEKRMRS, from the exons atgg CGATATTCTTCTTTCTACTGCTGTTCGGTTTGTCATCCGCCTCCTACCTCCCGAACGGCTGCCCGGAAGACCCTCACATCCACCTGCTGCTCCCCCACGAGACTGACTGCACCAAGTTCTACTACTGCGTTCACGGCGAGAAACACCTTCGACAATGTAGCGGGGGGCTGTACTTCGATCCTGTTTATCAG GTTTGCAACTGGCCTCAAAATGTAGACTGCCAACCGACACACGTAACAACAGAGTCGGTTACAACAACAGAAAATGAAGTAGCAACTACAGAAAAAACAACAGACACAACAACAAATTATCTGACGACCACCGAAAGTTCGGTTACAACAGATAGAAATGAGGAAAGCACTGAAATAATAACACCAGAACAACCAACAGCAGAACCAACAACCAAGGAATCAACAACAGTAGAACCAACAACCGAAGAATCAACAACAGTAGAACCGACAACCAAGGAATCAACAACAGTTGAACCAACAACAGAAAATCCTACAACAGTAGAACCAACAACCGAGGAATCAACAACCGAGCAATCAACAACAGTAGAACCCACAACCGAGGAATCAACAACAGTAGAACCAACAACAGCAGAACCATCAACCGAAGAATCAACAACAGTAGAACCGACAACCGAGGAATCAACAACAGTTGAACCAACAACAGAAAATCCTACAACAGTAGAACCAACAACCGAGGAATCAACAACCGAGCAATCAACAACAGTAGAACCAACAACCGAGGAATCACCAACCGAGGAACCAACAACAGTTGAACCAACTACAGCTACTACTGAAATGACAATTGATTCTGAAGGAACAACTATAGAAGTGTCAACTGTAACAGAACCTACCACGAATGAGAGTGAAAGTTCAAATGAAAGTAGAGACGTCGAAAGTTCCCGAGAACCAGCATTAACAACAGAAAGAACAGTACCGACAACAGAACAACAGCCCGAGACCCCCGCTATCTGTCCTCCAGGGTTCATCGGCAACGTGCCGCATCCTGAGCGATGTGACTCATACTTCTTGTGTTCAGGATGGGAGCCCATACAGCTGTTCTGTGCGCCGGGACTTGAGTTCGATGCTGCGTTACAA ATATGCGTAGCAATAGCGGAAGGAGGCTGTAACTGGCAGAACGGTCAACTAACGTCAACAACGACTCATCCGTCAACTGACGAAgaatcaacaacaacaataacagAAGAAGAAACAACGACAGAGCCAGCAACAGAGCTAACAACAGAAACAACAGTGCCGACAACAGAACAACAGCCCGAGACCCCCACTATCTGTCCTCCAGGGTTTGTCGGCAACGTGCCGCATCCGGAGCGATGTGACTCGTACTTCTTGTGTTCAGGATGGGAGTCCATACAGCTGTTCTGCGCGCCGGGACTAGAGTTCGATGCTACGTTACAA ATATGCGTAGCAATAGCGGAAGGAGGCTGTAACTGGCAGAACGGCCAACTAACGTCGACATCGACTCATCCGTCAACTGACGAAgaatcaacaacaacaacaacagatgAACAAACAGTACTCACCACTGAAACACCAACTACAAGCGAGGCCCCAATGACAGAGCTAACAACCGAAACAACCCCATTGACAACAGAACAACAGCCGGAGACCCCCGCTATCTGTCCTCCAGGGTTCATCGGCAACGTGCCGCATCCGGAGCGATGTGACTCGTACTTCTTGTGTTCAGGATGGGAGCCCATACAGCTGTTCTGTGCGCCGGGACTTGAGTTCGATGCTGCGTTACAA ATATGCGTAGCAATAGCGGAAGGAGGATGTAACTGGCAGAATGGTCAACTAACGTCGACAACAACTCATACTACAACTGAACAAGAAtcgacaacaacaacaacagaagaTCAAACAGTACCCACCACTGAAACAACAACTGCAAGCGAGGCCCCAGTGACAGGGCTAACAACAGAAACAACTCTGTCAACAACAGAACAACAGCCCGAGACCCCCGCTATCTGTCCTCCAGGGTTCATCGGCAACGTGCCGCATCCGGAGCGATGTGACTCGTACTTCTTGTGTTCAGGATGGGAGCCCATACAGCTGTTCTGTGCGCCGGGACTAGAGTTTGATGCTGACCTACAA aTATGCGTAGCAATAGCGGAAGGAGGATGTAACTGGCAGAACGGTCAACTAACGTCAACAACGATTCATCCGTCAACTGACGAAGAATCGACAACAAGAACAACAGAAGAACAAACAGTGTCCACTACTGAATCACAAACTACAAGCGAGGCCCCAGTGACAGACCTAACAACAGAAACAACTCTGTCGACAACAGAAGGACCGATAACAATAACAACAGATGTACCAACAACAGTAACAATAGAAGAACAAACATTATCCACCACTGAATCACAAGCAACAACAGATGAGCCAGCAACAGAGCTAACAACAGAAGACAAAGAATCGACAACAGAAAAACAGCCTGAGACCTCCGCTATCTGTCCTCCAGGGTTCATCGGCAACGTGCCGCATCCTGAGCGATGTGACTCGTACTTCTTGTGTTCAGGATGGGAGCCCATACAGCTGTTCTGTGCGCCGGGACTAGAGTTCGATGCTGCGTTACAA ACATGCGTTGCAATAGCGGAAGGAG GTTGTAACTGGCAGAACGGTCAATTGACGTCAACCACTGCTGAACCTTCAACTGACGGAGATTTGACGACGACAGAATTTACATCGGAAGTGTTTACTATTACTACTGACGAACAAACTGTAGCAACTACTGAATCGCAACCAGCAACAGAAGAATCAGTAACCGAAACCACTGATGATATAACCACTGTAACAGAAGATCTTACAACCACAACAGAAGAACCAGGAACCATAACTACCACAACAAAAGATACAACTATAACAACAGAAgaatcaacaacaacaataactgATAAACAAACAGAATCAACCACTGAATCCGTAGAGATATCGACAACGCTATCAACAGAAACAACAGAACAACAGCCCGAGACCCCCGCTGTCTGTCCTCCAGGGTTCATCGGCAACGTGCCCCATCCGGAGCGATGTGACTCGTACTTCTTGTGTTCAGGATGGGAGCCCATACAGCTGTTCTGTGCGCCGGGACTTGAGTTCGATGCAGCGTTACAA ACATGCGTTGCAATAGCGGAAGGAGGTTGCAACTGGCAGAACGGTCAACTGACGTCAACCACTGCTGAACCTTCAACTGACGGAGATTTGACGACGACAGAATTTACATCGGAAGTATCTACTATTACTGATGAACAAACAGTATCAACCACTGAATCGCAAACAGCAACAGAAGTAACAGTAACCGAAACAACAGAAGAAACCACTGATGATTTAACCACTATAACAAAAGATCTTACAACCACAGAAGAACCAGGAACCATAACTACCACAACAAAAGATACAACTATAACAACAGAAgaatcaacaacaacaataactgATAAACAAACAGAATCGACCACTGAATCCGTAGATATATCGACAGAGCTATCGACAGAAACAACAGTAACTACAACAGAACAACAGCCCGAGACCCCCGCTATCTGTCCTCCAGGGTTCGTCGGCAACGTGCCGCATCCGGAGCGATGTGACTCGTACTTCTTGTGTTCAGGGTGGGAGCCCATACAGCTGTTCTGTGCGCCGGGACTAGAGTTTGATGCTGCGTTACAA ACATGCGTTGCAATAGCGGAAGGAGGTTGCAACTGGCAGAACGGTCAATTGACGTCAACCACTGCTGAACCTTCAACTGACGGAGATTTGACTACGACAGAATTTACATCGGAAGTGTCTACTATTACTACTGATGAACAAACTGTAGCaaccactgaatttgaaataacaaTGGATCCAACAGAACAAACAATAGAAGATTCAACCGCGACAGCAGAAGGAGGTATAACAACCAGTAATTCACCAACAACAGTGGAATTGACAACAGTAACAGAGGAACTAGAAGCCGAGCCGTTGTGCCCCGAAGGGTTTATTGGATCAGTACCACATCCAGATAGGTGTGATTCGTACTATATGTGCACTGGTTGGACGCCGATACAGCTCTTCTGTTTGCCTGGACAAGAGTTCGACCCTGTTTTAAGT CAATGTGTTGTAATAGCCGAGGATGGATGTACATCCCGTCTAACAAATGAAGTTGTCAACAAACAAGAAACCAGGAGTCAGATTCATAAAGGGGATGTCGACAGAAATGACTTGAACCGAAAAGCTGATGGAAGTCGAGCTACTGCTGAGTTTGCGAATAGAATTGCGAGAACTGAATTATGCCCCTTGGGATTTGAGGGTCGCATAGCGACTCCAGAGGGGAAATCCTTTTACCTTTGTTCAGGGGGCAATGCTATAGAACTGCTTTGCCCAGTTGAATCGAAATTCGATCCTGTAACTGGG aaatgcATTTACAAGAACTATGAAAAACGGATGCGAAGCTAG
- the LOC126378326 gene encoding mucin-22-like isoform X2, translating into MAIFFFLLLFGLSSASYLPNGCPEDPHIHLLLPHETDCTKFYYCVHGEKHLRQCSGGLYFDPVYQVCNWPQNVDCQPTHVTTESVTTTENEVATTEKTTDTTTNYLTTTESSVTTDRNEESTEIITPEQPTAEPTTKESTTVEPTTEESTTVEPTTKESTTVEPTTENPTTVEPTTEESTTEQSTTVEPTTEESTTVEPTTAEPSTEESTTVEPTTEESTTVEPTTENPTTVEPTTEESTTEQSTTVEPTTEESPTEEPTTVEPTTATTEMTIDSEGTTIEVSTVTEPTTNESESSNESRDVESSREPALTTERTVPTTEQQPETPAICPPGFIGNVPHPERCDSYFLCSGWEPIQLFCAPGLEFDAALQICVAIAEGGCNWQNGQLTSTSTHPSTDEESTTTTTDEQTVLTTETPTTSEAPMTELTTETTPLTTEQQPETPAICPPGFIGNVPHPERCDSYFLCSGWEPIQLFCAPGLEFDAALQICVAIAEGGCNWQNGQLTSTTTHTTTEQESTTTTTEDQTVPTTETTTASEAPVTGLTTETTLSTTEQQPETPAICPPGFIGNVPHPERCDSYFLCSGWEPIQLFCAPGLEFDADLQICVAIAEGGCNWQNGQLTSTTIHPSTDEESTTRTTEEQTVSTTESQTTSEAPVTDLTTETTLSTTEGPITITTDVPTTVTIEEQTLSTTESQATTDEPATELTTEDKESTTEKQPETSAICPPGFIGNVPHPERCDSYFLCSGWEPIQLFCAPGLEFDAALQTCVAIAEGGCNWQNGQLTSTTAEPSTDGDLTTTEFTSEVSTTTTDEQTVSTTESQTATEVSVTETTITTITEDLTTTTEEPETITTTTKDTTITTEVSTTITDEQTATNTDSVGTSTELSTEKTVTTTEQQPETPAICPPGFIGNVPHPERCDSYFLCSGWEPIQLFCAPGLEFDAALQTCVAIAEGGCNWQNGQLTSTTAEPSTDGDLTTTEFTSEVSTITTDKQTVATTESQTEDSVTETTEETTDDITTITENLTTTTEEPETITTTTKDTTITTEESTTITDEQTESTTESVEISTELSTEKTVTTTEQQPETPAVCPPGFIGNVPHPERCDSYFLCSGWEPIQLFCAPGLEFDATLQTCVAIVEGGCNWQNGQLTSTTAEPSTDGDLTTTEFTSEVFTITTDEQTVATTESQPATEESVTETTDDITTVTEDLTTTTEEPGTITTTTKDTTITTEESTTTITDKQTESTTESVEISTTLSTETTEQQPETPAVCPPGFIGNVPHPERCDSYFLCSGWEPIQLFCAPGLEFDAALQTCVAIAEGGCNWQNGQLTSTTAEPSTDGDLTTTEFTSEVSTITDEQTVSTTESQTATEVTVTETTEETTDDLTTITKDLTTTEEPGTITTTTKDTTITTEESTTTITDKQTESTTESVDISTELSTETTVTTTEQQPETPAICPPGFVGNVPHPERCDSYFLCSGWEPIQLFCAPGLEFDAALQTCVAIAEGGCNWQNGQLTSTTAEPSTDGDLTTTEFTSEVSTITTDEQTVATTEFEITMDPTEQTIEDSTATAEGGITTSNSPTTVELTTVTEELEAEPLCPEGFIGSVPHPDRCDSYYMCTGWTPIQLFCLPGQEFDPVLSQCVVIAEDGCTSRLTNEVVNKQETRSQIHKGDVDRNDLNRKADGSRATAEFANRIARTELCPLGFEGRIATPEGKSFYLCSGGNAIELLCPVESKFDPVTGKCIYKNYEKRMRS; encoded by the exons atgg CGATATTCTTCTTTCTACTGCTGTTCGGTTTGTCATCCGCCTCCTACCTCCCGAACGGCTGCCCGGAAGACCCTCACATCCACCTGCTGCTCCCCCACGAGACTGACTGCACCAAGTTCTACTACTGCGTTCACGGCGAGAAACACCTTCGACAATGTAGCGGGGGGCTGTACTTCGATCCTGTTTATCAG GTTTGCAACTGGCCTCAAAATGTAGACTGCCAACCGACACACGTAACAACAGAGTCGGTTACAACAACAGAAAATGAAGTAGCAACTACAGAAAAAACAACAGACACAACAACAAATTATCTGACGACCACCGAAAGTTCGGTTACAACAGATAGAAATGAGGAAAGCACTGAAATAATAACACCAGAACAACCAACAGCAGAACCAACAACCAAGGAATCAACAACAGTAGAACCAACAACCGAAGAATCAACAACAGTAGAACCGACAACCAAGGAATCAACAACAGTTGAACCAACAACAGAAAATCCTACAACAGTAGAACCAACAACCGAGGAATCAACAACCGAGCAATCAACAACAGTAGAACCCACAACCGAGGAATCAACAACAGTAGAACCAACAACAGCAGAACCATCAACCGAAGAATCAACAACAGTAGAACCGACAACCGAGGAATCAACAACAGTTGAACCAACAACAGAAAATCCTACAACAGTAGAACCAACAACCGAGGAATCAACAACCGAGCAATCAACAACAGTAGAACCAACAACCGAGGAATCACCAACCGAGGAACCAACAACAGTTGAACCAACTACAGCTACTACTGAAATGACAATTGATTCTGAAGGAACAACTATAGAAGTGTCAACTGTAACAGAACCTACCACGAATGAGAGTGAAAGTTCAAATGAAAGTAGAGACGTCGAAAGTTCCCGAGAACCAGCATTAACAACAGAAAGAACAGTACCGACAACAGAACAACAGCCCGAGACCCCCGCTATCTGTCCTCCAGGGTTCATCGGCAACGTGCCGCATCCTGAGCGATGTGACTCATACTTCTTGTGTTCAGGATGGGAGCCCATACAGCTGTTCTGTGCGCCGGGACTTGAGTTCGATGCTGCGTTACAA ATATGCGTAGCAATAGCGGAAGGAGGCTGTAACTGGCAGAACGGCCAACTAACGTCGACATCGACTCATCCGTCAACTGACGAAgaatcaacaacaacaacaacagatgAACAAACAGTACTCACCACTGAAACACCAACTACAAGCGAGGCCCCAATGACAGAGCTAACAACCGAAACAACCCCATTGACAACAGAACAACAGCCGGAGACCCCCGCTATCTGTCCTCCAGGGTTCATCGGCAACGTGCCGCATCCGGAGCGATGTGACTCGTACTTCTTGTGTTCAGGATGGGAGCCCATACAGCTGTTCTGTGCGCCGGGACTTGAGTTCGATGCTGCGTTACAA ATATGCGTAGCAATAGCGGAAGGAGGATGTAACTGGCAGAATGGTCAACTAACGTCGACAACAACTCATACTACAACTGAACAAGAAtcgacaacaacaacaacagaagaTCAAACAGTACCCACCACTGAAACAACAACTGCAAGCGAGGCCCCAGTGACAGGGCTAACAACAGAAACAACTCTGTCAACAACAGAACAACAGCCCGAGACCCCCGCTATCTGTCCTCCAGGGTTCATCGGCAACGTGCCGCATCCGGAGCGATGTGACTCGTACTTCTTGTGTTCAGGATGGGAGCCCATACAGCTGTTCTGTGCGCCGGGACTAGAGTTTGATGCTGACCTACAA aTATGCGTAGCAATAGCGGAAGGAGGATGTAACTGGCAGAACGGTCAACTAACGTCAACAACGATTCATCCGTCAACTGACGAAGAATCGACAACAAGAACAACAGAAGAACAAACAGTGTCCACTACTGAATCACAAACTACAAGCGAGGCCCCAGTGACAGACCTAACAACAGAAACAACTCTGTCGACAACAGAAGGACCGATAACAATAACAACAGATGTACCAACAACAGTAACAATAGAAGAACAAACATTATCCACCACTGAATCACAAGCAACAACAGATGAGCCAGCAACAGAGCTAACAACAGAAGACAAAGAATCGACAACAGAAAAACAGCCTGAGACCTCCGCTATCTGTCCTCCAGGGTTCATCGGCAACGTGCCGCATCCTGAGCGATGTGACTCGTACTTCTTGTGTTCAGGATGGGAGCCCATACAGCTGTTCTGTGCGCCGGGACTAGAGTTCGATGCTGCGTTACAA ACATGCGTAGCAATAGCGGAAGGAGGTTGCAACTGGCAGAACGGTCAATTGACGTCAACCACTGCTGAACCTTCAACTGACGGAGATTTGACGACGACAGAATTTACATCGGAAGtatctactactactactgATGAACAAACAGTATCAACCACTGAATCACAAACAGCAACAGAAGTATCAGTAACCGAAACAACAATTACCACTATAACAGAAGATCTAACAACCACAACAGAAGAACCAGAAACCATAACTACCACAACAAAAGATACAACTATAACAACAGAAGTATCAACAACAATTACTGATGAACAGACAGCAACAAACACTGATTCTGTAGGGACATCCACAGAGCTATCAACAGAAAAAACAGTAACTACAACAGAACAACAGCCCGAGACCCCCGCTATCTGTCCGCCAGGGTTCATTGGCAACGTGCCGCATCCGGAGCGATGTGACTCGTACTTCTTGTGTTCAGGGTGGGAGCCCATACAGCTGTTCTGTGCGCCGGGACTTGAGTTCGATGCTGCGTTACAA ACATGCGTTGCAATAGCGGAAGGAGGTTGCAACTGGCAGAACGGTCAATTGACGTCAACCACTGCTGAACCTTCAACTGACGGAGATTTGACGACGACAGAATTTACATCGGAAGTGTCTACTATTACTACTGATAAACAAACTGTAGCAACCACTGAATCGCAAACAGAAGACTCAGTAACCGAAACAACAGAAGAAACCACTGATGATATAACCACTATAACAGAAAATCTAACAACCACAACAGAAGAACCAGAAACCATAACTACCACAACAAAAGATACAACTATAACAACAGAAGAATCAACAACAATTACTGATGAACAAACAGAATCAACCACTGAATCTGTAGAGATATCGACAGAGCTCTCAACAGAAAAAACAGTAACTACAACAGAACAACAGCCTGAGACCCCCGCTGTCTGTCCTCCAGGGTTCATCGGCAACGTGCCGCATCCGGAGCGATGTGACTCGTACTTCTTGTGTTCAGGATGGGAGCCCATACAGCTGTTCTGTGCGCCTGGACTAGAGTTTGATGCCACACTACAA ACATGCGTTGCAATAGTGGAAGGAGGTTGTAACTGGCAGAACGGTCAATTGACGTCAACCACTGCTGAACCTTCAACTGACGGAGATTTGACGACGACAGAATTTACATCGGAAGTGTTTACTATTACTACTGACGAACAAACTGTAGCAACTACTGAATCGCAACCAGCAACAGAAGAATCAGTAACCGAAACCACTGATGATATAACCACTGTAACAGAAGATCTTACAACCACAACAGAAGAACCAGGAACCATAACTACCACAACAAAAGATACAACTATAACAACAGAAgaatcaacaacaacaataactgATAAACAAACAGAATCAACCACTGAATCCGTAGAGATATCGACAACGCTATCAACAGAAACAACAGAACAACAGCCCGAGACCCCCGCTGTCTGTCCTCCAGGGTTCATCGGCAACGTGCCCCATCCGGAGCGATGTGACTCGTACTTCTTGTGTTCAGGATGGGAGCCCATACAGCTGTTCTGTGCGCCGGGACTTGAGTTCGATGCAGCGTTACAA ACATGCGTTGCAATAGCGGAAGGAGGTTGCAACTGGCAGAACGGTCAACTGACGTCAACCACTGCTGAACCTTCAACTGACGGAGATTTGACGACGACAGAATTTACATCGGAAGTATCTACTATTACTGATGAACAAACAGTATCAACCACTGAATCGCAAACAGCAACAGAAGTAACAGTAACCGAAACAACAGAAGAAACCACTGATGATTTAACCACTATAACAAAAGATCTTACAACCACAGAAGAACCAGGAACCATAACTACCACAACAAAAGATACAACTATAACAACAGAAgaatcaacaacaacaataactgATAAACAAACAGAATCGACCACTGAATCCGTAGATATATCGACAGAGCTATCGACAGAAACAACAGTAACTACAACAGAACAACAGCCCGAGACCCCCGCTATCTGTCCTCCAGGGTTCGTCGGCAACGTGCCGCATCCGGAGCGATGTGACTCGTACTTCTTGTGTTCAGGGTGGGAGCCCATACAGCTGTTCTGTGCGCCGGGACTAGAGTTTGATGCTGCGTTACAA ACATGCGTTGCAATAGCGGAAGGAGGTTGCAACTGGCAGAACGGTCAATTGACGTCAACCACTGCTGAACCTTCAACTGACGGAGATTTGACTACGACAGAATTTACATCGGAAGTGTCTACTATTACTACTGATGAACAAACTGTAGCaaccactgaatttgaaataacaaTGGATCCAACAGAACAAACAATAGAAGATTCAACCGCGACAGCAGAAGGAGGTATAACAACCAGTAATTCACCAACAACAGTGGAATTGACAACAGTAACAGAGGAACTAGAAGCCGAGCCGTTGTGCCCCGAAGGGTTTATTGGATCAGTACCACATCCAGATAGGTGTGATTCGTACTATATGTGCACTGGTTGGACGCCGATACAGCTCTTCTGTTTGCCTGGACAAGAGTTCGACCCTGTTTTAAGT CAATGTGTTGTAATAGCCGAGGATGGATGTACATCCCGTCTAACAAATGAAGTTGTCAACAAACAAGAAACCAGGAGTCAGATTCATAAAGGGGATGTCGACAGAAATGACTTGAACCGAAAAGCTGATGGAAGTCGAGCTACTGCTGAGTTTGCGAATAGAATTGCGAGAACTGAATTATGCCCCTTGGGATTTGAGGGTCGCATAGCGACTCCAGAGGGGAAATCCTTTTACCTTTGTTCAGGGGGCAATGCTATAGAACTGCTTTGCCCAGTTGAATCGAAATTCGATCCTGTAACTGGG aaatgcATTTACAAGAACTATGAAAAACGGATGCGAAGCTAG